Proteins from a genomic interval of Ralstonia wenshanensis:
- a CDS encoding isoaspartyl peptidase/L-asparaginase family protein, with product MTTPILAIHGGAGTITRTAMSADKEAAYQQALHDILAAGQRILMDGGSVLDAVTEAVRLLEECPLFNAGKGSVLTSAGTYELDASIMDGATLAAGAVTCVKRLRNPILAARAVMERSEHVLFTSEGAEAFAQAQGLEFVEPDYYYTEARYAQWQRARQQDGMALLDHDAASLVAKEAAPIDPDSKFGTVGAVACDAQGRLAAATSTGGVTNKKVGRVGDTPIVGAGCFANNVAAVSCTGTGEMFMRAVAAYDVAAQMEYAGKSLADATDDVVMRKLMAINGRGGLIAVDAQGNVALPFNTEGMYRGFARGAQEPVVSIYR from the coding sequence ATGACTACGCCCATCCTCGCCATCCACGGCGGCGCCGGCACCATTACCCGCACGGCCATGAGTGCCGACAAGGAAGCCGCTTACCAACAAGCGCTCCATGACATCCTGGCCGCTGGGCAGCGCATTCTCATGGACGGCGGCAGCGTGTTGGATGCGGTGACCGAAGCCGTGCGCCTGCTCGAGGAGTGCCCGCTGTTCAACGCCGGCAAGGGCTCGGTGCTCACCAGCGCAGGCACGTACGAACTCGATGCGTCGATCATGGATGGCGCCACGCTGGCGGCCGGCGCGGTCACCTGCGTCAAGCGCCTGCGCAACCCGATCCTCGCCGCTCGCGCCGTGATGGAGCGCAGCGAACACGTGCTGTTCACCTCCGAAGGCGCCGAGGCCTTCGCACAGGCGCAGGGCCTGGAGTTTGTCGAGCCGGACTACTACTACACCGAAGCGCGCTACGCCCAATGGCAGCGCGCCCGCCAGCAGGACGGCATGGCGCTGCTCGATCACGATGCCGCGTCGCTCGTGGCCAAGGAAGCCGCACCCATCGACCCCGACAGCAAGTTCGGCACCGTGGGCGCCGTGGCATGCGACGCGCAAGGGCGCCTGGCGGCCGCCACCTCCACGGGCGGCGTCACCAACAAGAAGGTCGGCCGCGTGGGCGATACGCCCATCGTTGGCGCGGGCTGCTTTGCCAACAACGTGGCGGCCGTGTCGTGCACGGGCACGGGCGAGATGTTCATGCGCGCCGTAGCTGCCTACGACGTTGCCGCGCAGATGGAATACGCCGGCAAGTCATTGGCCGATGCAACCGACGACGTGGTCATGCGCAAGCTGATGGCCATCAATGGCCGCGGTGGCCTGATCGCCGTGGATGCGCAGGGCAACGTCGCGTTGCCGTTCAACACCGAAGGGATGTACCGCGGGTTCGCACGCGGCGCGCAAGAGCCCGTTGTGTCGATCTATCGGTAA
- a CDS encoding MurR/RpiR family transcriptional regulator, with protein sequence MAKSTSKRTDVSKGAFADDATVSERIGAALATLTPAHQRMAEYVLANPFRAATMRIDEFAAAVDMSIATANRFALALGFDGYPQFRAGLLRGFEATLAPVEKLRHELARPATSAEIFAASLNEDIANLDATRRMLDPAACERAVDAILGAQRIYVMGFGASGYLAGLLRHGLDLYCDTVISVSQPGGASDAARQLRKIGPKDLLIAIAFPRYAADTITLAKQAGKQGCQLLALTDSPTSPLAPLADIALYARPERQFSATSDTAAVALFEALCGAVAHRSAHSLESAERLTEFVLPWLHTAPAPRANDAAGTPGTPTTTRRGRKRTAEN encoded by the coding sequence ATGGCGAAATCCACCAGCAAGCGTACGGATGTGTCGAAAGGCGCATTTGCCGACGATGCGACGGTCTCCGAGCGCATTGGCGCGGCCCTCGCCACGCTCACGCCGGCGCACCAGCGCATGGCGGAATACGTGCTGGCGAACCCGTTCCGCGCGGCCACCATGCGCATCGACGAGTTTGCCGCCGCGGTGGACATGTCGATTGCCACGGCCAATCGCTTTGCGCTGGCGCTGGGCTTTGACGGCTATCCGCAGTTCCGTGCCGGGCTGCTGCGCGGCTTCGAGGCGACGCTCGCGCCGGTGGAAAAACTGCGCCACGAGCTGGCACGCCCGGCCACCAGCGCGGAGATCTTCGCCGCCTCACTCAACGAAGACATTGCCAACCTTGACGCCACGCGCCGCATGCTCGACCCCGCAGCGTGTGAGCGCGCGGTCGACGCCATCCTGGGCGCACAGCGCATCTACGTGATGGGCTTTGGCGCCAGCGGCTATCTGGCGGGTCTGCTGCGCCATGGGCTCGATCTGTACTGCGACACGGTGATCTCCGTTTCGCAGCCGGGCGGCGCATCGGACGCGGCGCGCCAACTGCGCAAGATCGGGCCGAAGGATCTGCTGATCGCCATCGCATTCCCGCGCTATGCGGCCGACACCATCACGCTGGCCAAGCAGGCCGGCAAGCAAGGCTGCCAACTGCTGGCCCTGACCGACAGCCCCACCTCGCCGCTCGCGCCGCTGGCCGACATTGCGTTGTATGCGCGGCCGGAGCGGCAGTTCTCAGCCACATCTGACACGGCTGCCGTGGCGCTGTTCGAAGCACTGTGCGGCGCGGTGGCGCATCGCTCTGCGCACTCTCTGGAATCGGCCGAGCGACTCACTGAATTCGTGCTGCCGTGGCTGCATACCGCCCCAGCGCCCCGCGCCAACGATGCCGCAGGCACCCCCGGCACCCCGACGACCACCCGACGCGGCCGCAAACGCACCGCTGAAAACTGA